From the Clostridium cagae genome, the window TGAATCTTAAAGTAATTTTTAACCATGCACCATTTCCAAACACAGTGCAAGAATAATGGTGCAGCATATGATTATTTTTAACTTACCAATATTAATTATAGCCTTTTATATTATATATTAATATCTATTACCACATTATAAAATCTATTAACATATAAATTTTATAAGGAATCAACTAAAAATCCTCTTTAGTTAATTCCTCTACTCATTTTTATCATTGCCTTATATCATAAAACCAAGACCCTAAGGTTTGTTTAAGTTCCAGGCATTTTTCCATTGTTAACATTTGAGTTTCTATCCATACGCCCTTGGAATCTCCTAATGCATAACATCTAATACCAGGCATATAGCTTAATACATAATTTAAATCGACTCCTTGAAAACTTCCATCACCATTATATCCATTAGGCAAATATTGTGTTACTACATATGCCTTATCAACTTTATTTACTAATATTCCATCATAAAAAGTATTTAAATCTACATTTCCATTTATTCCATTAACATTTCCTGTTTCTGAATATTGATGACCTACATATGAGTCTCCCCATACATCATTAGAAATAGGTGTTTGAACTCCATAATTAGCTACCCAAAGTGGATATTTAGCTAATCTACTATCTAAATTATCATTTATAAAATATGGGTATGAATAAATACATAGTGGTAAATTACTTAAAGATTCAAATTTCTTTATAAATCTTAATGCAAAATCCATAACATCAAACCCATTTTTTTCTATATCCAAACATGGTTTCAAATCATTTGTTTTTTCTTTTATATTATCATAAAAATTTTGAGCTTGAGATTCTGGAGCACTTGTTCCAACTAAAAAATGATAAAATCCAGTTTTTAATCCTTCAGAGTTTGCACCATTGTAATATTGATTTAACATTGAATCCTGATAAGTTGTTCCTTCAGTTGCCTTTATATAAACTAAATTAATTCCACTTGACTTTACTGAAGTAAAATTTATTATTCCGTTATGATTACTAATATCTATCCCTTTCATAACTTAATTTCTCCTTATTATACTACTTTTTGCTCATTAGTTTAAAATCCATTCATATTAATTACATTTTTCTATATTGTTTAATTGTGCCTTTCCTTCTTTAGAAACATAGACATATATTTTTACAAGTTCAACTTTTAATTTTGAAATATTATCTATAGAAGCACATATAAACATATAATTAATTCCATCTGCAACTTGGCTGCAAACTGTTATAGGTGTAAATGTTCTATCTACATTTTCTTTTAGTGCAGTTTTAAGCACTTCTCGGTCTTGCTTTCTTACATACCTATGAATATTCCATTCATTTAAGCACTTCTCCATCTTCACACCTCCATATAATGTTATCTTCTATTAAAAATAAATATTGTATTTTTACATATAATTATTCATTTTTATTATATTGTTTAAATAGCTGATTAGTATATACCGTAACCCCTGTAACTAAAATTCCCTGTATAGCTCCATTTATATTAAATCCTAATAAAAACATTGCTCCAATAATCCCAATAATCAATAAAATAAATGGAATGAATTTATTAGGAATACTCTCTGTACCCCTAATTATCATACCTACTATATACAATGCTGGTATTAGTATTAGTGCATTTTGTGATATATAGGTCATAAAATCCATAAGTATTCCTCCTACTTACTTTTAATTAAATTTATCTAACTTTGGTAAACATCTTTTTATTAAATTATATTAGTTTTTCATTTGATTATTTTTGTAATCTAAAATTTAGTTCTCTAATATAATATGAATTGATATTATATTTGTATACAAAAAAATGAATCAAAATTATAATTAATTTTGATTCAGCCAATAATATATAGTGTTTATAAAAAATTAATTTAGTTATCATTACATGTGCAGAAACTATGTTGTAATTCTATATATTCATCCCAACTTAAATTTTTTAGATATTTATCATAATGAACTTCATTACAAAAATAGCCCACCTTATTTTCTAAAAGTTCATTATTTAATCCTTTTTTACAATAAAAACACTGCTTTTCCATATTATCACTTCCACTTATAATATATTAATAAACATATAACATATTTATACGTTTACTCTTTAATTATATTTTAATCAATTATAGCTTATTATATAAGTATTTTTTATTAATATTTACTAAAATAAAGGTCATTAATTTAAATCTCTAAATCTTTCAATTAAAGAAAAGTAAATTAATGACCTTTATTGTATAATTATCTTAAAACACTTTGTAAGTAATAGTTTTCCAATGCAATGTATATCTATATTTTTATCTAAATAAAAATTTTAGATTAAAGAATTTAAAAACTCTCTTTTAAATTTTATTTTATTTAAAAATATATTATTAATTAATTTGAGAATGTTTGAGTTCCCATATATTTATTGTTATCTTTATCGTAAACAACACCTACTCCAACCTTAGTGTAAGAAGGATTCATCATATTTTCTCTATGACCTTGTGAATTCCACCACTGATTGAATAATCCTACTGGATCATATGTATTGTATGCAATATTTTCACCAGTTGTACTGTATTTATATCCTATTGTTTGTAGCCAATTCACCCACTTAGTTCCATCTGGATTTGTGTGGTCAAAGTAATTATATTGAATCATATGATTACTTTTATATCTAGCAACTTGTAATAAAGTATTATCCATAGTTAATGGTTTTAAGCCAGCTTGTACTCTTTTTTCATTCATTAATTGAAGAATTTTATTTTCAGCACTACTTTGTACGCTTATAGAATATTTTTCTGGTAATTTACTTAATCCATTAACATTTACAGAATCTCCACTTGCATTTGGTGAATTTTCTTCTGTATCTCCTGGTTGCTCTGGTTTAACTGTACCATTATTCCCATTGTTATCTGGCTTAGATGTATTATCTGATCCATTGTTATCTCCTGGAGTTTCTGGAACTATTGTATTATCTGATCCATTATTATCTCCTGGAACTTCTGGAACTACTGTATTATCTGATCCATTATTATTTCCTGGAACCTCTGGAACTACTGTATTATCTGATCCATTATTGTTTCCTGGAACTTCTGGAACTACTGTATTATCTGATCCATTGTTATCTCCTGGTTTATTAGGTTGTGTTGGACATGTAACCCATCCAAATTGTAAATTACATCCTGGATTATTGTTTGCTATTTGATTTTCTATTTGTATTTGTCCATTTGAACCTAAACAGAACCAAGTACCATAAACTTTACTCCAACATTGTGTTGTAGCACAGTTATTATTAGTATTATTTTTTCCTGCTGCGGATACCCCTAATGGACTTAGGCTTGTAATTGTCGCTATTGCTACAACCCCTCCTAGTATTCTTCTTAAAAAAGCTTTCTTCATTAGTTTCTCTCCCTCGCTATTTTTTTAGATATATTTATAAATTTCAATATAATCCTTTCTAATTAATTCTTTTTCATATATTCAAATTTATTACAACATCCTTGTGTTCAATACTAACATACCAATGACATTTTTCAACCAACAAAGATACGCTTTAGAATGATTTATCTCCTTTTTATTATAAAATTCTCCAAAAGAACTAGAGAATGCTCCTTTATTTTAGTTCTTTATATGAATTATACTAAATTTTATATAAAAACATTTGAAAAATTTGTATTTATATTTATGCTTTACATATAAGAAAATGGCTATATTACTTATATTATTATAGTAATATAGCCATTGTATTTTTTCATATATTTTATTTTTTAAATGCTAACTTTTTTATTCTTGAGACGCTAATTTTTTATAATTATTATATCTTTCAATAGCATCTTCTTCTGTCTTTTTAAATAATTCTTCTGATAATTCTGGAAATACTTTCACAAGTGAAGAATATCTAACTTCTCCCATTAAGAATTCTCTAAAGTTTCCTTTTGGTTCTTTTGAATCTAATGAGAATGGATTCTTACTTCCTTTTAATGTAGGATTATATCTATAAAGACTCCAATATCCACATTCAACTGCTTTCTTTTCTTCTTCTTGAGAATTTGACATTCCGATTTTTATTCCATGACTTATACATGGTGCATAGGCAATTATTAATGATGGTCCATCATAACTTTCTGCTTCACATATTGCTTTAAGTGTTTGATTTTTATCTGCTCCCATGGCTATTTGTGCAACATATACATAACCATAAGTCATAGCAATCATGCCTAAATCTTTCTTCTTAGTTCTCTTTCCTGATGCTGCAAATTTAGCTATTGCAGCTGTAGGTGTAGATTTTGATGCTTGACCTCCAGTATTTGAATATATTTCTGTATCAAATATAAATATATTTACATTTTCTCCTGATGCAATAACATGATCAAGACCACCATAGCCTATATCATAACTCCAACCGTCTCCACCAAATATCCATTGAGATCTATTAACTAAAAATTCCTTATCCTTTAATATAACTTTTGCAAGTTCATTATTTTCTTTTTTAAGAACTTCTATAACTTTATTGGATCTATCTCTAGTTCCTTCACTACAGTCTTTATGATCTAACCAGTCTTTTAATACTTTTTTTGTATTTTCAGATATGCCAGAGTTTAATGCTGCTTCAATATTATGTGCTATTCTTTCTCTTATAGCTTTAACGCCTAAGTGCATACCATAACCAAATTCAGCATTATCCTCAAATAGTGAGTTGGCCCATGCCGGACCATGTCCTTGTTGATTTTTTGTATAAGCTGTAGCGGGAGCTCCTGAAGCCCAAATTGATGAACATCCTGTAGCATTTGCTATCATCATTCTGTCTCCAAATAATTGAGTTATAAGTTTAGCATATGGTGTTTCTCCACATCCTGCACAAGCTCCTGAATATTCAAGAAGTGGTGTTTCAAATTGACTGCCTTTAACTGTATTTTTGTTCATAGGATTTTTCTTATTAACTTTTTCAACCGTATAATCCCAAACTTCTATTTGGTCATGTTGAGAAGCTTGTGGTTTCATAATTAATGCTTTTCCTGGTGCTGGACAAACTTCAACACAATTTCCACATCCAGTACAATCAAGAGGTGTTACTCCTATTGAATAATATAATTTTTCATCACTCTTTAACGCTTTAGGCTCAATAAGTTTAATAGATGATGGTGCTTTTGATTTTTCTTCTTCATTTAATAAAAATGGTCTTATTGTAGCATGTGGACATACATATGAACATTGGTTACATTGTATACATTTATCTTGTAACCATTCAGGAACATTTACAGCAATTCCTCTTTTTTCATAGGCAGTAGTTCCAGCCATAAATGTACCATCTTCAAGATTATGTTTAACAAAAGTAGATACTGGTAAAGAATCTCCTTCTAATCTGTTCATTGGATTTACTATTTCCCTTATAAATGCTGGTAAATCTTTATTACATTCTTTTTTATCATCAATAGTATTTTTCCAGCCAGCCGGTATTTCTATTTTTACTACACCTTCAACGCCAGCTTCAATGGCATCATGGTTCATTCTAACTACTTTTTCACCTTTTTTACCATATGAATTCACAACAGCTTCTTTTAAGTATTTAACTGCATCTTCAACTGGTATAATATTAGTTATCTTAAAAAATGCTGCTTGCATTATCATATTTATTCTTCCACCAAGACCAATTTCTTGAGCTATTTTAATAGCATTTATTGTATAAAATTCTATGTCATTCTCTGCAATAAATTTTTTCATGCTTGCAGGTAATTTTTCTTCTAATTCATCTTTATCCCATATAGTATTTAATAAAAATCTGGCATTCTTTTTTAATCCTTTTAATACATTATATTTGTAAACATATGATTGATTATGGCATGCAATAAAATCTGCTTTATCTATTAAATATCTTGATTTTATAAGTTCTTTTCCAAATCTTAAGTGAGAAACTGTAATCCCACCAGATTTCTTTGAATCATAATCAAAGTATCCTTGAGCATACATATCAGTATGATCTCCTATGATTTTTATAGCACTCTTATTAGCTCCAACAGTACCATCTGATCCTAATCCCCAGAACTTACAAGAAGTAGTTCCTTCTGGTGTTGCATTAATATCTTCATGCAATTTTAATGATGTATTAGTTAAATCATCAGTTATTCCTATAGTAAATTGATTCTTAGGTTCATCACTAATTAAATTATCAAAAACGGCTGCAATGTGTGAAGGTGTTGGATCTTTAGATCCTAATCCAAATCTTCCTCCAACAATAATAGGCGCATCTTTTTTGCCATATAAACATCTAACTACATCTAAATATAATGGTTCTCCTATTGCTCCTGGTTCTTTTGTTCTATCTAAGACTGCTATTTTCTTAACGCTTTCTGGTATTACTTTTAATAGTCTTTCTACTGAAAATGGTCTATATAATCTAACCTTTACTAATCCTACTTTTTGTTTATTATTATTTAAATAATCAACTGTTTCTTCAACCACATCATTAACGGATCCCATTGATATTATTATTCTATCAGCATCTTTTGCTCCATAATAATCAAAGCAATGATATTCTCTACCAGTAAGTTTAGTTATCTCACTCATATATTCTTCTACTATATATGGAATATCATCATAAGCCTTATTTATTGCTTCCCTTGTTTGAAAATATATATCTGGATTTTGAGCTGTACCTCTAGTTACTGGATGATTAGGGTTTAATGCATTTTTTCTAAATTCATCAATTGCATTATAATCAACCAATTTAGCTAACTCGTCTTGTTCAATAACTTCAATTTTTTGAATTTCATGAGATGTTCTAAATCCATCAAAAAAGTTTACAAATGGTATTTTTCCTTTTATAGCTGCTAAATGTGCAACTCCTGACAAGTCCATGACTTCTTGTACTGAAGTTTCTGCAAGCATGGCAAATCCTGTTTGTCTTACTGCCATAACATCCTGATGATCTCCAAAAATACTTAATGAAGATGTAGCAAGTGCTCTAGCAGAAACGTGCATAACACAAGGTAATTTCTCCCCAGCTATTTTATACATATTAGGTATCATAAGTAATAATCCTTGCGATGCTGTATAGGTTGTTGTTAATGCACCTGCTTGAAGTGAACCATGCATAGCACCTGCAGCACCTGCTTCTGATTGCATTTCAACCATTTTAACTGGCTCTCCAAATATGTTTTTTCTTCCTTGAGATGCCCATTCATCAACATGTTCTGCCATTGGTGATGAAGGTGTTATTGGGTAAATAGCTGCTACTTCTGTAAATCCATAAGATATATGTGCTGCTGCAGTATTTCCATCCATCGTTTTAGTTTTTCTCATCAATATCTACCTCTTTTGCTTAATTTTTAGATATGTTTTAGCTGAATGTTGATCTATGTATAATTAAAGTTTATTCATTATCAACACATATTTAAAACCGGTTTAAATATAAAAATAACTTTTCTTAAAACTTTAATTTTAATCTCTATATTCTCTAATAGTATTTGAAAAATTTTAAGTATTATGTACTTTTTATGCTTATAAAAAAATCTTAAAAGAATATATTTTTATAAAAAAATAAATAAGGCATTTCAAATAGCAAATAACTATTTGAAATGCCTTTATAATATTTGATGCAATGTTTATATATGCACTAATGTAAAATATTTAATTACTTCATCCAATTTACTTATACATATACAAACATATTGCTAAAATATAGCTAAAATTCTAGCTACATTTTCAGTGCATATTTCTAAATTTTCTTTTCCTAAAACTAGTGCTTCATCTATATCAGTAACACTCGTTAAAATACCAAATATAGCATCTATTCCCTCAGGATATAAATTTTCTACACCTTTGCCTATTCTTCCTGCAAAAGCTATAGTTTTAACATTTTCTTTTTTAGCAACTTTTGCTACACCTATAGGAGTTTTTCCAAAGATTGTTTGAGAATCAATACTTCCTTCTCCTGTAAATACAAAATTTGCACCTTTTACTTTTTCACTTAAGTCTGTATGTTTTATAACTAAATCAATTCCTCTTTTTAGTTTTCCATTTAAAAATGCTAGTAATGCTGCGCCAAGACCGCCCGCTGCACCTGCACCTTCAGTATATGCGATATCTTTTCCTAAACATCTTTTTATCACATCTGCGTAATGTGCTAAATTATCATCTAATTCCTTAACCACTTCTAAATTTGCACCTTTTTGTGGTCCAAAAATAGCTGAAGCTCCTTTTTCTCCTATTAAAGGATTAGTAACATCACAAGCAACTTCAATAGTAGTATCCTTTAATCTACCATCTAAACTTGATAAATCTATATTTTCAAGATTATTTAATGCACCACCACCAAAAGAAATCTCATTTCCATTGCTATCTAAAAGTTTTCCACCTAATGCTTGAATCATTCCTGCTCCACCATCATTAGTAGCACTTCCGCCAATTCCTATAATGATATGCTTAATTCCTTTATCTAAAGCTGCTTTTATAAGCTCACCTGTCCCATAAGTTGTTGTTATAAGTGGATTACGTTTTTCTCTTTTTATTAATTGTATACCACTAGCAGTTGCCATTTCTATTACAGCTGTAGTTTTATTTCCAAGTATTCCAAAACAAGCACTTATTTTTTCACCCAATGGATTCAATACTTCTACTTCATGTATTTCTCCATTTGTTGACTCAACTAGAGCTTCGACAGTTCCTTCTCCACCATCTGCCATAGGAACCTTTATACATTCTGCATTTGGTATAACTTTTTTTATACCTCTCTCCATAGCTTCACATGCTTCTTTAGAAGTCATGCTTTCTTTGAATGAATCTGGTGCTAATACAAATTTCATATTTAATTCCTCCATAAATCATGTTAGCTCTTACGTTTAACAATATGTACTTAAAGTATTATTCCAAATATTATAGTTGATACTACAGTCATTGTAAATCCAACTATAGCTTCATATGGGATAAGTTTTAATCTTTCATTCATATCCATATTTATACTTCCACCAGTTGAATGAAAGAAACTTCCATGAGGTAAACTATCTAAAACTGTTGCTCCTGTATGCATCATAGCTGCTGTTGCTAGACCTGATACTCCTAGTTCTAAAGCTGTTGCACCAAAAACAGAACTTGCTACTGCCGCACCAGAAGTTGTAGATGCTGTTGCTGCTGCCATAAGTATTCCTGATACTGGAGCTAATGCAAAGCTTGGTAACCCTAAAGTGTTTATTCCTTGAATAATCACATCTTTTAAACCTGAATTAGAAATTATTCCTGCTAAAGTTCCTGTTCCTATTAAAAGTATAGCAACTCCGCTCATTTTACTTATTCCAAATATAGCATATTCATTTACACTCTTAGCTTTTCCCATTGCTAAAGCTCCACATATTCCACCAACCGGAAGTGCTATTAGTGGATCTATACTTATACCTGCTATTGGTCTTAACATAAGTAATAATATAGTTACTAAAGGTCCTACTATTGCTGGTAAAAAATTAGGTTTTTCTTCTGACTCTTGTATTACTTCATCTTGTTTTACAAAACTACCTTTATTCTTTAATTTCTTGGCTATTATACATGTAATAATAACACCAAATATAGCTGGTATTATACCTGCCATCATAACATTAGTTAATGATACTCCTAAATTATCAGATACTGCTATTGTATTAGGATTTGGAGACATTATATTTCCAGCCTTTCCTCCACCTACCATAGCTAATAAAATTGATGTTTTACTTAAGTTTGCTTTTTTTGCAATAGCTAAAGCTATTGGTGCTACCGTTATAACTGCTACGTCTATAAATACACCAACCATAGTTAATACCATAGTTGCTATTGTTAAAGAAATAAGTGCTTTTGATTCTCCCATTTTTTCTACAATAGATTCTGCGATTTTAGCTGCTGCACCTGATTTTATTAATACTCCTGCTAATACCCCTGCAGTAAGTATTCTTAATATCGCTGGCATCATATTTTTAGCACCTGCCATCATTAAATTAACAGTACCTGTTAAACCAGCCCCTCCTACAAGACCACCTACTAGTGCCCCAATTATTAGTCCATATGCAGGATGTACTTTTTTTATAATTAATATAATTGCAATAATTAATGCTATTACTGCTCCCAAAGCTGTAACTGTAACTTCCATATTTATTCCCTCTTTCTGTAATGTAAATGTTTATAATCTCTATTTAATATTTTATAACATGTAATTTTTTTATCTATTGTATTGTAAACGAATTTATATTCATTATTATTATGCAAATGCACAAAAATAATACTTCATAAACTAAAATAGGATATAAATTAAACTTTACAAGTTTAATTTATATCCTACATATGCTGTTATTAGCTGAAATAAATCTAAATAATCATTAAACTTAAGTCCAGTGATTTCTTCTATTTTTTCCAACCTATAGTTAAGTGTGTTCCTATGTATATGTATTTCTTTTGCTGTTTTAGCTCTTTCACCATTATTTTTCATATAAATTAAGAATGTTTCTAATAGTTCTTTTCCCATTGATTCTTGCAATATATCATCTATAATTTCTTTCTCATATTTTCCATTTATAAGTAAACTCATTTTATGAAGAAATTTAATTTCATTATAAACATAAATATTCTTATCTTCATATAATTTATTTCCAATATTAAGAGCATTGACTCCATCTATTAATGAATTTATTATGGCATTATGAACTCTTCCAACGCCAATTTTTATTGATAATTCTTGTATTTTATCATAAAATTTCATTATCTTATTATTAGTTATTCTTTCATTTTTTAATAACAAAGCTATTTTATTTGAAGATATATTTATACTATATTCATTTTCTTTTAGATTCTTATCTATAAATTTGTTAACTTCCTTTAATTTATATTTATCATATTCAACTATTATAACAAACCGTTTTATTCTAATGTCTATTTCTAACGACATTCCTCTTTGAATAAATTCCTCAGTGTATTCTTCATTAATATTTAGCCATTCATAAATAAATTCTTCAATTAACTTTTGCTTTATTATATGCTGATTTAAAGTATATTCTTGAGCTATTAACAATTCAGCTGTTATGCTTACTATTTTTCCAAATGGACTAACTATTTTAGGTGCTCCAGTTATACCTATGACTCCCATAATTTTATTTCTAAAAAGTATCGGTATATTAACACCTGCTTTTGCGTATTCATAATCTTTAAAAATCTCAACTGTTTTTTTATTTTTTAAAGCTTC encodes:
- a CDS encoding GH25 family lysozyme, whose product is MKGIDISNHNGIINFTSVKSSGINLVYIKATEGTTYQDSMLNQYYNGANSEGLKTGFYHFLVGTSAPESQAQNFYDNIKEKTNDLKPCLDIEKNGFDVMDFALRFIKKFESLSNLPLCIYSYPYFINDNLDSRLAKYPLWVANYGVQTPISNDVWGDSYVGHQYSETGNVNGINGNVDLNTFYDGILVNKVDKAYVVTQYLPNGYNGDGSFQGVDLNYVLSYMPGIRCYALGDSKGVWIETQMLTMEKCLELKQTLGSWFYDIRQ
- a CDS encoding phage holin family protein, which translates into the protein MDFMTYISQNALILIPALYIVGMIIRGTESIPNKFIPFILLIIGIIGAMFLLGFNINGAIQGILVTGVTVYTNQLFKQYNKNE
- a CDS encoding CAP domain-containing protein, which encodes MKKAFLRRILGGVVAIATITSLSPLGVSAAGKNNTNNNCATTQCWSKVYGTWFCLGSNGQIQIENQIANNNPGCNLQFGWVTCPTQPNKPGDNNGSDNTVVPEVPGNNNGSDNTVVPEVPGNNNGSDNTVVPEVPGDNNGSDNTIVPETPGDNNGSDNTSKPDNNGNNGTVKPEQPGDTEENSPNASGDSVNVNGLSKLPEKYSISVQSSAENKILQLMNEKRVQAGLKPLTMDNTLLQVARYKSNHMIQYNYFDHTNPDGTKWVNWLQTIGYKYSTTGENIAYNTYDPVGLFNQWWNSQGHRENMMNPSYTKVGVGVVYDKDNNKYMGTQTFSN
- the nifJ gene encoding pyruvate:ferredoxin (flavodoxin) oxidoreductase, with translation MRKTKTMDGNTAAAHISYGFTEVAAIYPITPSSPMAEHVDEWASQGRKNIFGEPVKMVEMQSEAGAAGAMHGSLQAGALTTTYTASQGLLLMIPNMYKIAGEKLPCVMHVSARALATSSLSIFGDHQDVMAVRQTGFAMLAETSVQEVMDLSGVAHLAAIKGKIPFVNFFDGFRTSHEIQKIEVIEQDELAKLVDYNAIDEFRKNALNPNHPVTRGTAQNPDIYFQTREAINKAYDDIPYIVEEYMSEITKLTGREYHCFDYYGAKDADRIIISMGSVNDVVEETVDYLNNNKQKVGLVKVRLYRPFSVERLLKVIPESVKKIAVLDRTKEPGAIGEPLYLDVVRCLYGKKDAPIIVGGRFGLGSKDPTPSHIAAVFDNLISDEPKNQFTIGITDDLTNTSLKLHEDINATPEGTTSCKFWGLGSDGTVGANKSAIKIIGDHTDMYAQGYFDYDSKKSGGITVSHLRFGKELIKSRYLIDKADFIACHNQSYVYKYNVLKGLKKNARFLLNTIWDKDELEEKLPASMKKFIAENDIEFYTINAIKIAQEIGLGGRINMIMQAAFFKITNIIPVEDAVKYLKEAVVNSYGKKGEKVVRMNHDAIEAGVEGVVKIEIPAGWKNTIDDKKECNKDLPAFIREIVNPMNRLEGDSLPVSTFVKHNLEDGTFMAGTTAYEKRGIAVNVPEWLQDKCIQCNQCSYVCPHATIRPFLLNEEEKSKAPSSIKLIEPKALKSDEKLYYSIGVTPLDCTGCGNCVEVCPAPGKALIMKPQASQHDQIEVWDYTVEKVNKKNPMNKNTVKGSQFETPLLEYSGACAGCGETPYAKLITQLFGDRMMIANATGCSSIWASGAPATAYTKNQQGHGPAWANSLFEDNAEFGYGMHLGVKAIRERIAHNIEAALNSGISENTKKVLKDWLDHKDCSEGTRDRSNKVIEVLKKENNELAKVILKDKEFLVNRSQWIFGGDGWSYDIGYGGLDHVIASGENVNIFIFDTEIYSNTGGQASKSTPTAAIAKFAASGKRTKKKDLGMIAMTYGYVYVAQIAMGADKNQTLKAICEAESYDGPSLIIAYAPCISHGIKIGMSNSQEEEKKAVECGYWSLYRYNPTLKGSKNPFSLDSKEPKGNFREFLMGEVRYSSLVKVFPELSEELFKKTEEDAIERYNNYKKLASQE
- a CDS encoding glycerate kinase family protein: MKFVLAPDSFKESMTSKEACEAMERGIKKVIPNAECIKVPMADGGEGTVEALVESTNGEIHEVEVLNPLGEKISACFGILGNKTTAVIEMATASGIQLIKREKRNPLITTTYGTGELIKAALDKGIKHIIIGIGGSATNDGGAGMIQALGGKLLDSNGNEISFGGGALNNLENIDLSSLDGRLKDTTIEVACDVTNPLIGEKGASAIFGPQKGANLEVVKELDDNLAHYADVIKRCLGKDIAYTEGAGAAGGLGAALLAFLNGKLKRGIDLVIKHTDLSEKVKGANFVFTGEGSIDSQTIFGKTPIGVAKVAKKENVKTIAFAGRIGKGVENLYPEGIDAIFGILTSVTDIDEALVLGKENLEICTENVARILAIF
- a CDS encoding GntP family permease → MEVTVTALGAVIALIIAIILIIKKVHPAYGLIIGALVGGLVGGAGLTGTVNLMMAGAKNMMPAILRILTAGVLAGVLIKSGAAAKIAESIVEKMGESKALISLTIATMVLTMVGVFIDVAVITVAPIALAIAKKANLSKTSILLAMVGGGKAGNIMSPNPNTIAVSDNLGVSLTNVMMAGIIPAIFGVIITCIIAKKLKNKGSFVKQDEVIQESEEKPNFLPAIVGPLVTILLLMLRPIAGISIDPLIALPVGGICGALAMGKAKSVNEYAIFGISKMSGVAILLIGTGTLAGIISNSGLKDVIIQGINTLGLPSFALAPVSGILMAAATASTTSGAAVASSVFGATALELGVSGLATAAMMHTGATVLDSLPHGSFFHSTGGSINMDMNERLKLIPYEAIVGFTMTVVSTIIFGIIL
- a CDS encoding CdaR family transcriptional regulator is translated as MLSKELAQSIVNKVMEVIPYNVNIMDEDGVIIGSGDSSRIGSLHEGALEALKNKKTVEIFKDYEYAKAGVNIPILFRNKIMGVIGITGAPKIVSPFGKIVSITAELLIAQEYTLNQHIIKQKLIEEFIYEWLNINEEYTEEFIQRGMSLEIDIRIKRFVIIVEYDKYKLKEVNKFIDKNLKENEYSINISSNKIALLLKNERITNNKIMKFYDKIQELSIKIGVGRVHNAIINSLIDGVNALNIGNKLYEDKNIYVYNEIKFLHKMSLLINGKYEKEIIDDILQESMGKELLETFLIYMKNNGERAKTAKEIHIHRNTLNYRLEKIEEITGLKFNDYLDLFQLITAYVGYKLNL